One window of the Benincasa hispida cultivar B227 chromosome 3, ASM972705v1, whole genome shotgun sequence genome contains the following:
- the LOC120074189 gene encoding nuclear transcription factor Y subunit A-7-like: MTSSVHDYSDNAEADEQQKYSESQNHSSSVINGLNQPSIATPNQYVTSTQIGAGHAMAPAAYPYPDPYYRSIFTPYEPQPYPPQPYGGQPMVHLQLMGIQQAGVPLPTDAVEEPVFVNAKQYHGILRRRQSRAKAESENKALKSRKPYLHESRHLHALRRARGCGGRFLKSNKNENHQNEVASGDKSQPNINLNSDRSDLASSEN, translated from the exons ATGACTTCTTCTGTCCACGATTATTCTG ATAATGCTGAGGCTGATGAGCAGCAAAAGTACTCTGAATCTCAGAATCATTCTTCATCAGTCATAAATGGACTAAATCAACCCAGCATCGCGACCCCAAATCAGTATGTAACATCTACTCAAATTGGGGCAGGACATGCTATG GCACCCGCTGCTTATCCATATCCAGATCCTTATTACAGAAGCATCTTTACTCCCTATGAGCCTCAACCATATCCTCCACAGCCCTATGGTGGGCAACCTATG GTCCATCTTCAGTTAATGGGAATTCAGCAAGCTGGGGTTCCTTTGCCAACAGATGCAGTTGAGGAGCCTGTTTTTGTCAATGCTAAACAGTATCATGGCATTTTACGACGTCGACAGTCCCGTGCAAAAGCTGAATCAGAAAATAAAGCTCTAAAGTCTAGGAAG CCATACTTGCATGAATCTCGACATCTGCATGCATTGAGGAGAGCTAGAGGTTGTGGTGGGCGGTTtctcaaatcaaataaaaatgagaATCATCAAAATGAAGTGGCATCAGGTGATAAATCACAGCCAAATATAAATCTGAATTCTGATAGAAGTGATCTTGCTTCTTCAGAGAACTGA